In Glycine max cultivar Williams 82 chromosome 4, Glycine_max_v4.0, whole genome shotgun sequence, the genomic stretch TAGACAATAtcagacaaaaacaaaaaccaagATGTAATCATTATTGAAGCCAGAGGCTGATTAAAAAGTTCATTGCTCAATTTAGTTGCTGAAACCTGAAGGCTAATGAGAGAAAAATTGTACCTCTTCAAATGGAACAAAGACAAAGGGAGTCATGCCCCTCTTATGTGAGACAGCTGGTACATCTGGGTTGTGTGTTTCATCATCTTGCCATCCTTCAACAACTCCCAGAATGTCCTCCTCAGGTGCACTTGCCTCACTACTGTTTACACCACTAGTGACAAGTGAGATCAAATCCATCCTATTGTTAGCTCCTGATGTTGTTCCCCTTATCCTATAACACACGTAAATCAACATAAGCATAGTGCAAAAGGAAAGTTCAATTCTTACTGGCAGTAAAGATTAGTTTCAAAACAATGAGAAGAAAGTTATAAAAGGATGCAAAATCCAACAAATTGCATAATTTCTCCTCTCTTTCACTAAATGCAAGCTAATTTCAAAAGATACATAActcttctgtttttattttcaactatTCACTCAAGAACTGTTCATATTCATGATCTTCCACCACTTTTAAGAGCCTAGTGCACATTTCAAAGTGATGTAACACTTTTAATAATCTTACATGGGAAGGAATTCACATATTGAAGTATTAGGCACTGATACCATTTTATAACCTTTTCTAGaatacaaaattaacaaatctaATTACTAAATCATGTGATATTTTGATGACTAGTCATACcaaatttttagataaattgGACATTCATGAGTAAGTATCTCATAgttaacatttatattttaaaaataaattatatgctaAAATAAATTAGTAAGATGAATTATAAGCtagcttttatattttatggagTTTTGTAGGCTTAATATACTTAATAGGAACTTTTAATCCAATGATTGGATTAATGAAATTCATCATccataaaaaagttattaaatgatGGTATGACTTACTCTTGTAGATCCCCACTCACTTTAAATTACATTATCTATTTCGTTTTATTTGTAGTGatgaaacattcttttttgcttctttttaaTCCATGTAGCCAACCTTACCTAGTGGGATAACGTTTTTGTTGTTGCCAATGGTCACTGAACAACTAATATTCAGGCTAGTAGTCACTGAATTGCGGTATTTGTGTATTATATCTCGGTATCATtatattattcttgaatctgaCTCTTCGGAAGTGTTGTATCTCATCTTGTAGGGGTAGTGTTCTTTTTTGTCATCTCTATGGTAACATTATTGGGGAGGGGGGACATTTTCCTAATTCTCCAACAAGATTGGAATTTTAATCTAATTCATGTGCTTTGTGAAGGGAATCTGAATTCCTTGATAAAACAAGGTTTGAACTAACTCCAACTTTGGATTAACATCGGCCAACATTGCAATTAATTTTGTCTGACTGCGTATTCTCTGTTGACCCTTTTCAAGCATCCTATTTTTCATTGTCAACTTTATTTCACTAAAGTCAGATAAAATGTCACACGATTAGCATGTAATATGTCATTGAAGCTGGGTTAGATTTACTTAAGACATGAGTGATGATGAGTTGGATGGTTAGGATGTTGGGCCTATTAGAACCCATATACAAATGTCTTTGGGAACTGTTGTAATTTGCAATCAGTTATTGGCTTCCAAATTGGGCCAAGACTAATGTGAATCTCTCAAGGTTCTGACCTAAAATTGATTTGTTTCGCTTCTAAGCTACCTCTACTGATTATTAACTACTGTTCTTTAATTGTTAGTTTATTACTACTTTTCCTGCATCACACAGATCCTTATCTTCAAACTCAGTACAAATGTCAAAGCATTACAAAAAGCCTCAGAAATAATACATGAATGTTAACCAACACAATGGTAGTTATTCCTGAAAAGATCTGTGCAGTGCTCAGGTCATTCTTGTCCAAAAACAACTTATTCCATCCTTTTTTTGACTCCCTTCACAAGCATAAACAATGATGCCCTCTTATTCCATAATCCATGCTGAAAAGGATATACCCCTACTGTTgctagcttctttttttttatttggcatGGGCGAGGGGAGGGAATTATTTTGAGGTATCCATTGGATATTGGTGAACTACAatatcaaaagtcaaaacaatcTTTAACTTATTACAGTGAAAACATTTCTCTAAATTCAACAATCCTCCACCTGTTGAAgataattttatctattttcttacATGGTAAGAgtataatggcacatcaaatcCCAACCTAACAAGATATGAAATGGTAAAGATTTAATTTCTGGTTCTTGATGTTAGCTTTACTTTTCAACAGGACATGTTAATCAAGCAAACTCATTAAATACCTTAAGCGTATCCTCAAAACAGTAGGTCGCATGCCTGGATACAACACTGCAGCTTCAACCTGCAGTAATGGCATCAATTGCAAATGCCTCAACATCCGTAtgaagaaatataaatattatgcaATACATTTGCCAGAAAGAGAATGTCTACTCAGATTTGCAAATAATGATTAAAGCGGAGATGCAGATACTCAACTACataatttgacaaaaataagaCAACCTTGTCATCTGACAATGTGTAGTGGCCACCAAAAACACAGTCTGCTTTAGATGAACGGAAATTCATGCACTTTGCCACATCCTTGACCTTCTGAGATGAATTCTACATAACACAAAAATAACTTCTCATACAATCAGATAGAAGAAAGCATATATATTAAATGGATTCAGACAGCACTGAATTATAACCTTGTAAAGGAATCGCCCAGATGGAAAAAATCTCAAGTATCGGAAATAGCAGACCTGCAAAATAtggataaaatttatatacaaaaataaatatgtgaaTACATGACAGACTAAAGATTTACGTAAGACTTGCTGCTACAACCATTATTCATATACTGAAATTCgaggaaaatatatataaaacccaCATCCCAATACAATTTTAAATGGGTTCAGGAAATCTTCCTAGATGCACTGTTTTGTTACCacttgccaaaaaaaaaacagaaagaagataaaaaaaaaacacaaaacaatGATTTCcccttcaaaattaaattttacaagtGAAAAAGACGCATCCAAATAGCATTCTGTATATCCAGATCAAACAACCAACATtgcatacataaaataaatatgtaaaacaCATACCAAGAGAGGGAGGGGaatcaaattttacattaaaactCTCAAGTGCTGAGGATGAAATTGAAAAGACAAGACAAACTCCAAAAGCATTCCACTATATCAAGGATAATACAATACACTCACCAGTTTTCTCcaataattataatgatttaTAAGGAGAAATCTCCTATTCAAATACTATAATACTATATGAACATAGTACCAAGGAGCACTAGAGATAATACCCACAAATCCCCTGGTGTACCCCTACATGCAGGTTTTCACTCTCAAGAGGTTCTGACAAAAACATTCTAAGTTACAACTATATGATTTCATTTTGGGAATTATCATATCTCAACCACCAATAGAATCTGAAAGTAGGAAAGTGATATACTTTCTAATTGAATTTGTATGACCAAGAAGCATATCATTCTTCTAGTCTTAACACTTAATGGACAAAAAGAAGGGCTAGCAGCTCCAACTAGTTCTTGAGGCTACATGGACTTAAAAAAGCATATTGCAGGATTATATAGACTTATACTTTCATTTCAAGTATATTGCATTTAAAATCTCACAGGCTCATCACATGAAAATGCTAGGCTCCACTATTGTTTAGGATTTATAAATTCACATGCAAATTTACAGTGTCAAGCACTAAGTGTTTGTAACTTAAAAAGCACTTGACATTATAAACTGATGAAGTTATATTTCTAAGTAAGGACTAAGGAACACAAGAGGGctgtttggtttgttttctgtCTTTATTTTCAGttgataatttttcatttataatgacAAAAATCTCATCttgtattctttttctttcttgtcttCAAGTTTTAGTGAAAGAACTTAAAAACAGAATACAGAATGGAAACATGGTAACAGTTTTGTAGTTATTAATGAAGATGTATGAACTGAAAATGAAATCAGAAAATAAAGCAAATACCTTCTGAAACTTCCACTATTTTATGACTATGCACACTACTACAAGCATCTTATTCCTAAAACATGCTATTGAAAAAtagttgacaaaaaaaaaacgagtTAATCACATGCCACTTAATGACACGATAACAAAGAttaacaaaagcaaaaaaagaatgtCTATCACCTAGCAATACAAGTAGATATTGATGCCTACCACATGTACAGGATTAGTGATTTTCCACTCAGCAACTCCAGCTCGAATGTAGGTATTTCTACTCACATAAAGACCTGAGATGTGGGAGCATTGTAAGACAAAGAGACCTATataaaaacataacataaaaaaaattggaaaatcaTGTGCATTTACTTTTAGCATGAATTTAAAGTTCATTTtcctattttcttcttttctttttgacctTTTGTAGTGAGGGGGGGGCAGGATAATCATTGTGAGTATTAATATGTCCACGTTAGCTAGGAATATGGCCAGAATACTCCTTATAAGGTTTGAGCAATCATCCTCCCTTAAGCCAGCTTTTGGGGGTCCAGTCCTTTTCTAATAAAGAAACATAATCTACGATCTATCAAGTCTTAATGTTAGGCTACTTACAAATATCTGGTCCTGTAAACTTTGTGCTCCAACTGTCTTAGGCATGGAGGGAGCGTGTTAAGATGTCTCACATTGATtaggaaaaagaaatatggCCAAAATATTCCTTGTAAGGCTAGAGCAATCCTTCCCTTTAAGATAGCTTTTAGGGTTGAGTTAGACTTAATCCATTTctaataaagagaaagagaatcCAACATCTAAATATGATACATTTCGATGCAGCATTTGTTCAaatcagaataaaaaaattcaaccatCGTGCAGCAACCCAGCATAGCCAATCAATATCAGGAGCAAGAAATAAAGTTATGCAATAAGATATGGTTGCTCTTACCATCAGTCCGTAACCTTGGTCGTGACAGCCACATTTTCCGCCAAGACCCATCATATTTTGATTGAAGTATCCTATAGTTTTCAACAATTCCAGATAGCTTCATAGAAGAGACTCCATAATcagaaatgtaattttatatgcAGTAGAAATTCtatattcaaaaccttttattGAGTTTACCTGCCAAGCCTTCAAGCATGCATTGCGCCAAAATACAGGGTTACGAATTGTGTACTTCCATTTTCGACATACACAAGATGCCCTCCCCAAGTCATATGGAGTCATTCGAGCAAAAACCTATAAAATATATTCAGTAAATCTCTCAGAGTTTGTTCTTGTATACAATAATAAACCTTTTAGCACATGAGTTTTCATGCATCTAATTTGTTCAAAAATCAGGAAAAGGACTTAAAGAGAGGTTCATAGAGGTTTCAAACAAGTCAAAGATTTAGGTCATTGGTACTCTGGttcttattttaagaaaaggtcCCGAGCTCAAAACTGTAGGACCAATGACAAGGCAAAATCAATTATCATGTTATTTCACAAAAGTGCtacttgtgtgtgtgtgagagagagagagacagagagagagagatgatttcaataatgtaaaaaaatcctGATAAGTTTCAGCATAGCAAGAAAACATTTGTTGACATGTTCTAAACTAACTTCATAAACATGAACAAACTGTCCCACATCAAATACTTAGACCACACATGACTGATCTGAAGTAATACCATACAGCACAGAGTAACTAGTCCCATTGTCACTCCCACACAAGACACAATATACTTCCACCATAAAAAATAGCCATTAAGTCAAtgaaaattttttataacttgatgAAATGAAACACCTCAAAAAGCAGCTCATCAGGTAAGGAACGATGTATAAGTGCAGGATCCACATAAGGCCTCCTACTAGCACTCCCAACTGGCGCAACAGGT encodes the following:
- the LOC100800263 gene encoding F-box protein 7 isoform X3, producing MASGSDFALAVSSELESVLRLETVNYFVTRRPWLDLYGVNVRPVAPVGSASRRPYVDPALIHRSLPDELLFEVFARMTPYDLGRASCVCRKWKYTIRNPVFWRNACLKAWQLSGIVENYRILQSKYDGSWRKMWLSRPRLRTDGLYVSRNTYIRAGVAEWKITNPVHVVCYFRYLRFFPSGRFLYKNSSQKVKDVAKCMNFRSSKADCVFGGHYTLSDDKVEAAVLYPGMRPTVLRIRLRIRGTTSGANNRMDLISLVTSGVNSSEASAPEEDILGVVEGWQDDETHNPDVPAVSHKRGMTPFVFVPFEEVETSVLNLPVEKMDYFVPG
- the LOC100800263 gene encoding F-box protein 7 isoform X1 yields the protein MASGSDFALAVSSELESVLRLETVNYFVTRRPWLDLYGVNVRPVAPVGSASRRPYVDPALIHRSLPDELLFEVFARMTPYDLGRASCVCRKWKYTIRNPVFWRNACLKAWQLSGIVENYRILQSKYDGSWRKMWLSRPRLRTDGLYVSRNTYIRAGVAEWKITNPVHVVCYFRYLRFFPSGRFLYKNSSQKVKDVAKCMNFRSSKADCVFGGHYTLSDDKVVLFLSNYVVEAAVLYPGMRPTVLRIRLRIRGTTSGANNRMDLISLVTSGVNSSEASAPEEDILGVVEGWQDDETHNPDVPAVSHKRGMTPFVFVPFEEVETSVLNLPVEKMDYFVPG
- the LOC100800263 gene encoding F-box protein 7 isoform X2 gives rise to the protein MASGSDFALAVSSELESVLRLETVNYFVTRRPWLDLYGVNVRPVAPVGSASRRPYVDPALIHRSLPDELLFEVFARMTPYDLGRASCVCRKWKYTIRNPVFWRNACLKAWQLSGIVENYRILQSKYDGSWRKMWLSRPRLRTDGLYVSRNTYIRAGVAEWKITNPVHVVCYFRYLRFFPSGRFLYKNSSQKVKDVAKCMNFRSSKADCVFGGHYTLSDDKVVEAAVLYPGMRPTVLRIRLRIRGTTSGANNRMDLISLVTSGVNSSEASAPEEDILGVVEGWQDDETHNPDVPAVSHKRGMTPFVFVPFEEVETSVLNLPVEKMDYFVPG